In Phreatobacter oligotrophus, the following are encoded in one genomic region:
- a CDS encoding class I SAM-dependent methyltransferase: MVSNWTSRLVAALRGRVGSAPAPDSKDQKHGLDEYVTTYPGPQNAIDILKGWNQAFPAQYGVSAGSMALYNDPRIHWAIEKAGGVAGKRVLEVGPLEAWHTYMLEQHQPVLLDAVEANKLSFLRCLVVKEIVGLKIARFHLGDAQLWLEQRPERYDVVIASGVLYHMQDPIRFLRAIAARTDSLFLWTHYVDDVAMPPGDPRRGAFISPPEVVLAAGVEVKLYPRTYLGAWQNASFCGGMHDIHRWIEKESLIALLRALGLSEIEVSFDQTDHTYGPACCIFAKRPA; this comes from the coding sequence ATGGTCAGCAACTGGACGTCCCGATTGGTCGCGGCTCTTCGCGGCCGGGTCGGCAGCGCTCCCGCACCGGACTCGAAAGACCAGAAGCACGGTCTGGACGAGTATGTTACGACCTACCCCGGCCCGCAGAATGCCATCGATATCCTGAAAGGATGGAATCAGGCCTTTCCAGCCCAATACGGCGTCTCCGCCGGCTCAATGGCACTCTACAATGATCCAAGGATACACTGGGCTATCGAGAAAGCTGGAGGCGTGGCTGGCAAGCGTGTCCTCGAGGTCGGCCCGCTGGAGGCTTGGCACACCTACATGCTGGAGCAGCACCAACCCGTTCTCCTCGATGCAGTTGAAGCGAACAAGCTGTCATTTCTGCGTTGTCTGGTCGTCAAGGAGATCGTGGGTCTCAAGATCGCCCGCTTCCACCTGGGAGACGCTCAACTCTGGCTGGAACAGAGGCCGGAGCGCTACGATGTGGTGATCGCGTCGGGCGTCCTCTACCATATGCAGGACCCAATTCGGTTCTTGCGCGCAATCGCCGCACGCACGGATAGTCTCTTCCTGTGGACCCATTACGTCGATGACGTCGCGATGCCGCCGGGCGACCCGCGCCGAGGAGCATTTATTAGTCCACCGGAAGTGGTCCTGGCTGCAGGAGTGGAAGTAAAGCTCTATCCAAGAACGTATCTTGGAGCCTGGCAAAATGCCTCGTTCTGCGGTGGCATGCACGACATCCATCGCTGGATCGAAAAGGAAAGCTTGATCGCCCTGCTCAGAGCGCTGGGGCTGTCCGAAATCGAGGTATCCTTCGACCAGACGGACCACACCTACGGCCCCGCCTGCTGCATCTTTGCAAAGCGACCGGCCTAG
- a CDS encoding glycosyltransferase family 2 protein, whose protein sequence is MDRDRPLISVITPVYNTPKRYLRDLVDSFLLQQADFAELLLVDDGSTHQECKAFLDCLSAPGVAVHRMSENQGIVGATNLGMDRSKGEWVTFLDHDDALAPHALAVIRAAIEKHPDGNFFYTDEVVTGSDLAAEDLFLKPAFDRVLLSGVNYINHLSVYRSQHAKRLRLRAGTDGSQDYDLLLRYLTDTPDDTVYHVPYPAYLWRRDGRSYSVNNLQKATEAARRAVSDAYGGVAVGSSSVIPDLHRLAFQAAHRTWPSISVIIPNFNAPKLIRQVVGGLLDKTDYPTLEISIIDNGSDNPETLDFYRELTSLHSNVSIHIKKENFNFARAVNRGVSNTRSDFLLLLNNDVEIIHYDWLKEMVSCFDYGNVGAVGAKLLYPSGNIQHAGVIVGFGNYAGHWYLDQPGQFPGPMGRLAVRQSLSAVTGACLLTKRGPWSEVGGFDEQDFKIAYNDVDYCMRLRKRGYRILWTPFATLTHHESASRGSDETPENRERFEREKANLDRHHGTVGFEDPACNPWYTTDRSYPTLRRRAALPSPRTNAIGGSANGRANDMALAR, encoded by the coding sequence GTGGACCGTGATCGGCCACTGATCTCGGTCATCACGCCGGTTTATAACACCCCGAAGCGGTACCTTCGCGATCTCGTTGATTCCTTTCTTCTGCAGCAAGCGGATTTTGCCGAGCTTTTGCTGGTCGACGATGGATCCACCCATCAAGAGTGCAAGGCCTTCTTGGACTGCCTGTCCGCACCGGGAGTTGCCGTCCATCGCATGAGTGAAAACCAGGGGATCGTCGGGGCGACCAACCTTGGCATGGACCGCTCAAAGGGCGAGTGGGTCACTTTTCTTGACCACGACGATGCACTCGCGCCCCATGCGCTGGCGGTGATCCGCGCGGCGATTGAAAAACATCCGGACGGAAATTTTTTCTATACCGATGAGGTTGTAACCGGGTCGGATCTGGCAGCAGAGGATCTCTTCCTCAAGCCTGCCTTTGATCGTGTTCTGCTCAGTGGGGTCAATTACATAAATCACCTTTCGGTGTATCGCTCGCAGCATGCAAAGCGACTGAGGCTAAGAGCTGGTACAGACGGCTCTCAGGATTATGATCTGCTTTTGAGATACCTCACAGATACTCCGGACGATACCGTCTATCATGTCCCCTACCCTGCCTATCTGTGGCGCCGAGATGGTCGCTCATACAGCGTCAACAATCTGCAGAAAGCGACCGAGGCGGCGAGGCGGGCGGTAAGCGACGCCTATGGAGGAGTGGCTGTCGGTTCATCAAGCGTGATCCCGGACCTCCACAGACTCGCCTTCCAGGCCGCACACCGGACCTGGCCGAGCATTTCTGTGATTATCCCGAACTTCAACGCACCGAAGCTGATCCGCCAGGTCGTCGGAGGACTTTTGGACAAGACGGACTATCCAACCCTTGAAATCTCGATCATTGACAACGGGTCCGACAATCCCGAGACGCTCGACTTCTATCGGGAGCTAACCAGCCTACACTCCAACGTGTCTATCCATATCAAGAAGGAAAATTTCAATTTTGCGAGGGCGGTAAATCGCGGCGTAAGCAACACGCGCAGCGACTTCCTGCTTCTTTTGAACAATGACGTTGAGATTATCCACTATGACTGGCTCAAAGAGATGGTCTCCTGCTTCGATTACGGTAACGTCGGCGCGGTTGGAGCCAAACTATTGTATCCGTCTGGCAACATACAGCATGCGGGGGTGATTGTCGGTTTTGGGAATTATGCGGGCCATTGGTACCTCGATCAACCCGGCCAATTCCCGGGACCTATGGGACGATTGGCGGTACGCCAGTCCCTGTCGGCTGTCACCGGCGCATGCTTACTCACGAAAAGAGGTCCATGGAGCGAAGTCGGCGGCTTCGACGAACAGGATTTCAAGATTGCCTACAATGATGTCGACTACTGCATGCGCCTTCGCAAGCGCGGTTATCGGATCCTATGGACGCCTTTTGCAACTCTGACCCATCACGAGTCTGCAAGCCGCGGCAGCGACGAAACGCCCGAGAACCGGGAGCGCTTTGAGCGGGAAAAGGCAAACCTTGATCGTCATCATGGAACAGTGGGATTCGAGGATCCTGCCTGTAACCCATGGTATACGACCGATAGGTCATATCCGACACTCCGCAGGCGTGCCGCACTCCCTTCTCCGCGGACCAACGCGATCGGCGGGTCCGCCAATGGACGGGCGAACGACATGGCTCTCGCAAGGTAG
- a CDS encoding polysaccharide biosynthesis/export family protein, whose amino-acid sequence MSPQAQAAGQFVVVEIEPNALSILTSRPAISFRGSFGDNRPSPDQVIGVGDSISVTIWEAASGGLFSSPVIERMGPGSRTAVIPEQVVARDGSVTVPYAGRIRVQGLRPAQVEARITESLRGRAIEPQVLVTITRNASNTVTVTGEVVNGAVVPVNVRGQRLLDVIAIAGGARAPVHETFINLIRGGRSVAVPMPVVLERPAENIYVRAGDVITLVRAPLTFTAIGATGQNAVVPFGQIKLSLEEAIGRAGGLTDFRADPEGIFVLRFEPVDLVRRLVAPRPLDLPGPFVPVAYRLNLRDPASMFAARAFVMQDKDIVYVANAPMTEVQKVFSLINTLTTPVIQGAAVGAALR is encoded by the coding sequence ATGAGCCCGCAGGCGCAGGCTGCCGGCCAGTTTGTCGTCGTGGAGATTGAACCCAACGCCCTCTCCATTCTGACCTCTCGACCTGCAATCTCATTCCGGGGCAGCTTTGGCGACAATCGACCCTCGCCGGATCAGGTGATTGGCGTCGGCGATTCAATTTCAGTGACGATCTGGGAAGCCGCAAGCGGGGGACTGTTCTCGTCGCCTGTCATCGAGCGCATGGGGCCCGGGTCGCGAACCGCAGTGATTCCGGAACAGGTGGTCGCACGGGATGGTTCGGTCACGGTCCCTTATGCCGGCCGTATCCGCGTGCAAGGTCTCAGGCCTGCCCAGGTCGAAGCGCGGATCACCGAAAGCCTGCGGGGAAGAGCGATCGAGCCTCAGGTTCTGGTCACCATCACCCGCAACGCGTCCAATACAGTTACGGTAACTGGCGAGGTCGTGAATGGCGCCGTCGTTCCCGTCAATGTGCGAGGCCAGCGTCTTCTCGACGTCATCGCCATCGCAGGCGGGGCGCGCGCCCCTGTCCACGAGACCTTCATCAATCTTATTCGGGGCGGTCGCTCTGTCGCCGTTCCGATGCCAGTGGTTCTGGAGCGACCGGCTGAGAACATTTACGTTCGGGCCGGCGATGTCATCACGCTGGTTCGGGCACCCCTGACATTCACGGCGATCGGTGCCACGGGACAAAATGCTGTGGTGCCCTTCGGTCAGATCAAACTGTCGCTCGAGGAAGCGATCGGGCGAGCCGGTGGGTTGACGGATTTCCGCGCGGATCCGGAGGGGATCTTCGTTCTCCGATTTGAGCCGGTCGATCTGGTCCGTCGTCTTGTGGCCCCCCGCCCTCTCGATCTCCCCGGGCCGTTTGTTCCAGTGGCTTATCGCCTCAATTTGAGGGATCCTGCATCGATGTTTGCCGCTCGTGCGTTCGTCATGCAGGATAAGGACATCGTCTACGTCGCCAATGCGCCGATGACGGAGGTTCAGAAGGTCTTCAGCCTGATCAACACCCTCACGACACCTGTCATTCAGGGCGCAGCCGTCGGTGCCGCACTACGATAG
- a CDS encoding ABC transporter ATP-binding protein: protein MITLDNVFKFYRQERHTRVVLDHVSITFLKGYSYGLLGVNGAGKSTTMRLIAGIELPNAGKVRRQVRVSWPLGFAGGMHPLMSGRENVKFVARAYGEDPRRVVRFVEEFAEIGDYMDAAVRTYSSGMMARVAFGLSMAVEFECYLIDEVLAVGDARFQARCKEAFEARRKNSDLIVVSHSMETIKEYCDKAAVLVDGQILMYDNVDKATEAYNRLNR from the coding sequence ATGATCACACTGGACAACGTCTTCAAGTTCTACCGACAAGAGCGGCATACCCGGGTCGTCCTAGACCATGTCTCGATTACCTTTCTCAAGGGATATTCGTACGGGCTTCTGGGGGTCAATGGAGCTGGTAAATCGACCACAATGCGCCTCATTGCAGGCATCGAGCTTCCAAACGCTGGAAAGGTGCGCCGACAAGTGAGAGTGTCCTGGCCGCTGGGGTTTGCAGGCGGTATGCATCCGCTTATGTCGGGGAGGGAGAACGTCAAGTTTGTGGCGCGCGCCTATGGCGAAGACCCGCGAAGGGTCGTTCGTTTCGTCGAGGAGTTTGCGGAAATCGGCGATTACATGGACGCCGCTGTCCGAACATACTCTTCAGGAATGATGGCGCGGGTCGCGTTCGGTCTTTCGATGGCGGTCGAGTTCGAATGTTACTTGATCGATGAAGTTCTTGCGGTTGGCGACGCGCGCTTCCAAGCGCGCTGTAAAGAAGCATTCGAAGCCCGGCGAAAAAACTCAGACCTAATCGTCGTTTCTCACTCGATGGAAACTATCAAGGAATACTGTGATAAGGCCGCAGTGTTGGTCGATGGGCAGATATTGATGTACGATAACGTCGACAAGGCAACCGAGGCCTATAATCGATTGAACCGGTGA
- a CDS encoding lipopolysaccharide biosynthesis protein, which produces MARFSTRRRSSYGSGGFAGRKGERVFRLFRQVSFFILVAFPVIISSLYLFFVASPQYISEARFSVNVAQIPQLDNLGTMTGIASVAIIRDTQIVTNFIVSRAAVEALERRIALRDRFSAPSIDFWSRFDPTKPVEKFVRYWERQVGVSISMPAGIVNLSVRAFSPQDAHQIARELIQLSEELINEQNDRIFRDAIRAASDELERSAARLTAARVALESARADTGVLDTTRSAEATNRLITESRAQLLAMQQDYASRSRFIATDSPQLRVLAERISALQGQIAELERRLINNNPASDPTISTMMTRFQALDMEKQIAERLYAGATANLEAARLLSEQRRMYLTAFVQPSLPEDSLYPRPYLFTFLITLACLAAWGALVGAATLARNYMA; this is translated from the coding sequence ATGGCGCGGTTTTCCACTCGTCGGAGGAGCTCGTACGGCTCGGGAGGCTTTGCTGGTCGAAAGGGCGAGCGTGTATTCCGGCTGTTTCGGCAGGTTTCATTTTTCATATTGGTCGCCTTCCCAGTTATAATCTCATCGCTTTACCTTTTTTTCGTTGCCTCACCTCAGTACATCTCGGAAGCTCGCTTTTCGGTAAACGTCGCGCAGATTCCACAATTGGACAATCTCGGCACAATGACCGGGATCGCGAGCGTAGCTATCATTCGCGACACACAAATCGTCACCAACTTTATTGTTTCTCGGGCGGCGGTGGAGGCTCTCGAGAGACGTATCGCGCTCCGCGACCGCTTCTCGGCCCCATCGATTGACTTCTGGTCCCGCTTTGACCCCACGAAACCAGTTGAGAAATTCGTACGCTACTGGGAGCGGCAAGTCGGTGTGTCAATTTCCATGCCTGCCGGTATCGTCAATCTCTCCGTGCGGGCCTTCTCACCTCAAGACGCTCATCAAATTGCACGTGAATTGATCCAACTCAGCGAGGAGCTGATTAATGAACAAAATGATCGCATCTTTCGAGATGCGATCCGCGCGGCGAGCGATGAGCTGGAAAGAAGCGCGGCGCGCCTGACGGCTGCCCGGGTGGCATTGGAAAGCGCTCGTGCGGACACGGGGGTGTTGGACACGACGAGGTCGGCTGAGGCAACCAATCGGCTCATCACCGAAAGCCGTGCCCAGTTGCTCGCCATGCAGCAGGATTACGCAAGCCGTAGCCGGTTTATTGCGACGGATTCGCCACAGCTCCGCGTGTTGGCTGAGCGCATCTCGGCACTACAGGGGCAGATTGCCGAGCTTGAAAGACGGCTGATCAATAATAACCCCGCTTCAGATCCTACGATCTCCACGATGATGACGCGCTTCCAGGCGCTGGATATGGAGAAACAGATAGCTGAGCGCCTCTATGCAGGAGCTACTGCCAACTTGGAAGCAGCACGCCTGCTTTCGGAACAAAGGCGGATGTATCTGACGGCGTTCGTGCAGCCATCATTGCCTGAAGATTCACTCTATCCACGCCCCTATCTCTTCACGTTTCTCATCACCTTGGCTTGCTTGGCAGCCTGGGGGGCCCTGGTTGGCGCGGCGACGCTCGCGCGCAATTACATGGCTTGA